Proteins from one Emys orbicularis isolate rEmyOrb1 chromosome 2, rEmyOrb1.hap1, whole genome shotgun sequence genomic window:
- the LOC135873886 gene encoding zinc finger protein 271-like: MPVPVSFADVSVCFTREEWEILAEWQKKLYWDVMRENYEMLISLDDWGDVPKPALLLLTEEGGKPGAEEASAWEALAPVSMVAECLNASGKVKLEDNEVEIQIPGHLPLSVEERPVSWGLESSASPLGGQLHTAPQAALGDVDGKAPAILTKCKPEPFGEVEVPLECPSRCVGSLRWQQQADGPAPQEARCRVKEEIEEDGGSGTGFSAQQYQSAPREEAEAPPCTKYDESYSPWLGAAGSQRTRAGADPSSGGEDQSVVICKTEIMDDLQVHVVEEPYPGESPGGEQQRDQRRARLLWCSKCDRDFLRRSDLVRHCRVHNSERPYRCNRCGNGFRRRSHLNEHLRTHTGEKPFRCSLCPKSFSRRSTLNKHQETHAKEQPRRHAERPREPAWQNDPPKPRRTRKADKAYRSRRGHATFSTLGPAAQHKRMHAGGKPFSCGVCGKSFSTRSYAAKHEHAHLEERPYPCTLGPESFTGQQALARRQRAPSGEKPFPCGLCGRWFRRRSHLSDHLRTHTGEKPFPCHLCPKSFSRRSTLNKHQETHTRLGLRAARDRDPLHKLPRRSHPAAKPYPCGRCHKSFSTRAYALRHERSHTGERPGPPGVGDRSFGRQTRTVKHETGPRGEEPCWPQGHGNGVWSQPLTFKERPFPGASVLGRAPEHPPAPAKAKLYPCPLCPQSFRSPLALKRHQPSHTEEKPFSCSLCHKQFRRRSYLSIHRRVHLENGPYQCALCEKHFIFKCDFVKHYGFHTGERPYPCSRCARSFRKQSHLTEHLRIHTGEKPFPCKLCGKRFGRRSTLTKHQQIHARRAPLCCADC, from the exons ATGCCG GTCCCAGTGTCATTTGCCGATGTCTCAGTCTGTTTCACCCGGGAGGAGTGGGAGATCTTGGCGGAATGGCAGAAAAAGCTGTACTGGGACGTGATGAGAGAGAACTATGAGATGCTGATATCGCTGGATGACT GGGGTGATGTGCCAAAACCTGCCCTCCTGCTGCTgacggaggaagggggaaagcCCGGTGCGGAGGAGGCCTCTGCCTGGGAGGCCCTGGCCCCGGTGTCTATGG TTGCCGAATGCCTGAATGCAAGTGGAAAGGTGAAACTGGAGGACAATGAAGTTGAAATCCAAATCCCTGGGCATCTCCCTTTGTCTGTGGAGGAAAGGCCCGTTTCGTGGGGCTTGGAGAGCAGTGCGTCACCTTTGGGTGGTCAGCTGCACAcggccccccaggctgctctcGGCGACGTCGATGGCAAAGCTCCCGCTATCCTCACTAAGTGCAAGCCAGAGCCCTTCGGGGAGGTGGAAGTTCCACTTGAGTGTCCTTCGCGGTGTGTCGGCAGTTTGCGATGGCAGCAGCAGGCCGACGGCCCCGCCCCGCAGGAGGCTCGCTGCCGTGTGAAGGAAGAGATTGAAGAAGATGGCGGCTCTGGAACGGGTTTCAGTGCTCAGCAGTACCAGAGTGCCCCCAGAGAAGAGGCAGAGGCTCCTCCATGCACCAAGTACGATGAAAGCTACAGCCCGTGGCTGGGCGCCGCCGGCAGCCAGAGGACTCGTGCGGGAGCGGATCCGTCCAGCGGCGGCGAAGACCAGAGTGTTGTCATCTGCAAGACTGAGATAATGGATGACCTCCAGGTTCACGTAGTGGAGGAGCCTTATCCGGGCGAGTCCCCGGGCGGCGAGCAGCAGCGAGATCAGCGGAGAGCGCGGCTCCTGTGGTGCTCCAAGTGCGACAGAGACTTCCTGCGCCGCTCGGACCTGGTGAGGCACTGCCGAGTGCACAACAGCGAGCGGCCGTACCGCTGCAACCGCTGCGGCAATGGCTTCCGCCGGCGCTCGCACCTCAACGAGCACCTGCGCACGCACACGGGCGAGAAGCCCTTCCGCTGCAGCCTCTGCCCCAAGAGCTTCAGCCGGCGCTCCACCCTCAACAAGCACCAGGAGACCCATGCCAAGGAGCAACCCCGGAGACACGCCGAGCgccccagggagcctgcctggcaGAACGACCCGCCGAAGCCGCGCCGGACCCGCAAGGCGGACAAGGCCTACCGAAGCAGGAGGGGCCACGCGACCTTCAGCACGCTGGGGCCTGCGGCCCAGCACAAGAGGATGCATGCCGGGGGGAAGCCCTTCTCTTGCGGCGTCTGCGGCAAGAGCTTCAGCACGCGCTCCTACGCCGCCAAGCACGAGCATGCCCACCTGGAGGAGCGGCCCTACCCCTGCACCCTGGGACCCGAGAGCTTCACCGGGCAGCAGGCCCTGGCCAGGCGCCAGCGGGCGCCCAGCGGCGAGAAGCCCTTCCCCTGCGGCTTGTGCGGCCGGTGGTTCCGCCGGCGCTCCCACCTCAGTGACCACCTGCGCACACACACCGGCGAGAAACCTTTCCCTTGCCACCTATGCCCCAAGAGCTTCAGCCGGCGCTCCACCCTCAACAAGCACCAGGAGACCCACACGCGGCTAGGCCTGCGCGCCGCCCGGGACAGGGACCCCCTCCACAAGCTGCCCCGCCGCAGCCACCCGGCAGCCAAGCCCTACCCCTGCGGCAGGTGCCACAAGAGCTTCAGCACCCGGGCCTATGCCCTGCGGCACGAGAGGTCTCATACCGGGGAGAGGCCGGGTCCGCCTGGCGTGGGCGACCGAAGCTTTGGCAGACAGACTCGCACCGTCAAGCACGAGACCGGCCCCCGGGGAGAGGAGCCGTGTTGGCCCCAGGGCCACGGGAACGGGGTCTGGTCACAACCGCTCACTTTCAAGGAGAGGCCATTCCCAGGGGCGAGCGTCCTGGGGCGAGCGCCGGAACATCCACCTGCTCCTGCCAAGGCCAAGCTCtacccctgccccctctgcccccagagctTCAGGAGCCCGCTGGCTTTGAAGAGGCACCAGCCGAGCCACACGGAGGAGAAGCCCTTCTCCTGCAGCCTGTGCCACAAGCAGTTCCGCCGGCGCTCCTACCTCAGCATCCACCGGCGGGTGCACCTGGAGAACGGCCCCTACCAGTGCGCCCTGTGCGAGAAACACTTCATCTTCAAGTGTGACTTCGTCAAGCATTACGGCTTCCACACGGGCGAGCGGCCCTACCCCTGCAGCCGCTGCGCCCGCAGCTTCCGCAAGCAGTCGCACCTCACCGAGCACCTCCGCATCCACACCGGCGAGAAGCCTTTCCCCTGCAAACTGTGCGGCAAGCGCTTCGGCCGCCGCTCCACGCTGACCAAGCACCAGCAGATCCACGCCCGGCGCGCACCCCTCTGCTGCGCCGACTGCTAG